A single region of the Kocuria rosea genome encodes:
- a CDS encoding PepSY domain-containing protein, protein MKHTDRRHLSLAALALSALLLTGCGGDGGDGGAGGDGTTAPAETGAPADTATPDDSASPDDTATPDDSASPDDSASPDDDGTATASGSASPSESPSDDATGGSGGEAAIVASAVAAAEDAVGGDAQAFEIGREDSPASWEITVAADDREHQVYVSQDGEDVISQEEEGGLDSDDGEKLAQVRVPLDEGLATALETVNGTVDEAQLETEDGTTVWEVEIDEPDGNSVDVFVNVEDGSVLKIDR, encoded by the coding sequence ATGAAGCACACTGACCGAAGGCACCTGTCCCTGGCGGCGCTCGCCCTCTCCGCCCTGCTCCTCACGGGCTGCGGCGGCGACGGGGGTGACGGCGGCGCCGGAGGGGACGGCACCACCGCCCCGGCGGAGACCGGCGCCCCGGCCGACACCGCCACCCCCGACGACAGCGCGAGCCCGGACGACACCGCCACGCCGGACGACAGCGCGAGCCCCGACGACAGCGCGAGCCCCGACGACGACGGCACCGCCACGGCCTCCGGCTCGGCCTCGCCCTCGGAGAGCCCCAGCGACGACGCCACCGGCGGGTCCGGCGGCGAGGCGGCCATCGTGGCCTCCGCGGTCGCCGCGGCCGAGGACGCGGTGGGCGGTGACGCCCAGGCCTTCGAGATCGGACGGGAGGACAGCCCGGCCAGCTGGGAGATCACCGTCGCCGCCGACGACCGCGAGCACCAGGTGTACGTCTCGCAGGACGGCGAGGACGTGATCAGCCAGGAGGAGGAGGGCGGCCTCGACAGCGACGACGGCGAGAAGCTCGCCCAGGTCCGGGTGCCCCTCGACGAGGGGCTGGCCACGGCGCTGGAGACGGTCAACGGCACGGTCGACGAGGCGCAGCTCGAGACGGAGGACGGCACGACCGTGTGGGAGGTCGAGATCGACGAGCCGGACGGCAACTCCGTGGACGTGTTCGTCAACGTCGAGGACGGCTCCGTGCTGAAGATCGACCGCTGA
- a CDS encoding FhaA domain-containing protein, which produces MGFLESLEKNIEKAVRATFSTGSRKRVEAVEIASALRRELDQEAFTISAGRTMAPNVFVVEFSDEDFPRAQDWGTPLAEELCDVVIKHARSQAYTLQGAVKVSFTRNPEVEAGEFRVHSSAQRTAESPNTPATPSGQRIARGHRREEDEGEPTRSVPAQHWIPVLDVDGARYSLNADSIVLGRSAEADITVEDTGVSRKHLEIRRQGEHFVAVDLGSTNGSYVDGERVIGRTELVNGSVITMGRTRITFRLLTPKGNR; this is translated from the coding sequence ATGGGATTCCTCGAGAGCCTCGAGAAGAACATCGAGAAGGCCGTCCGCGCCACCTTCTCCACCGGCTCCCGGAAGCGGGTGGAGGCCGTCGAGATCGCCAGTGCCCTCCGGCGGGAGCTCGACCAGGAGGCGTTCACGATCTCCGCCGGCCGCACCATGGCCCCCAACGTCTTCGTCGTGGAGTTCTCGGACGAGGACTTCCCGCGCGCCCAGGACTGGGGCACGCCGCTCGCGGAGGAGCTGTGCGACGTCGTCATCAAGCACGCACGCAGCCAGGCCTACACGCTCCAGGGGGCGGTGAAGGTGTCCTTCACCCGCAACCCGGAGGTGGAGGCCGGCGAGTTCCGCGTCCACTCCTCGGCCCAGCGCACCGCCGAGTCCCCCAACACCCCCGCCACCCCCAGCGGGCAGCGGATCGCCCGCGGCCACCGCCGGGAGGAGGACGAGGGGGAGCCGACGCGCTCCGTGCCCGCGCAGCACTGGATCCCGGTGCTCGACGTCGACGGCGCGCGCTACTCCCTCAACGCGGACTCGATCGTGCTGGGCCGCTCCGCCGAGGCGGACATCACCGTGGAGGACACCGGCGTGTCCCGCAAGCACCTCGAGATCCGGCGGCAGGGCGAGCACTTCGTGGCCGTGGACCTCGGCTCCACCAACGGTTCCTACGTGGACGGGGAGCGGGTGATCGGCCGCACCGAGCTGGTCAACGGCTCCGTGATCACCATGGGTCGGACCAGGATCACGTTCCGCCTCCTGACCCCGAAGGGGAACCGCTGA
- a CDS encoding PP2C family protein-serine/threonine phosphatase, with amino-acid sequence MAIAFRYAARSDVGRVRSKNDDSAYAGRHLAVVADGMGGHVGGDVASASAVMDLTSLDRPDHHGDGATVLTDEIQNANQNLAKLVLGNARLGGMGTTVTALLADQDELVVAHIGDSRAYRLRGDEFRQVTKDHTFVQRLIDEGRLRPDEAESHPHKNVLMRVLGDVDASPEIDVETLRPERGERWLLCSDGLNAVVRPETIHSVLGSTDDLNQIVDTLVELTLDRGAPDNVTVVVVQVFETDDTAPVPQAGEARGAVPDPEFARTSDEITGDAGTQGTAEAESSAAALRRDLAARPHLLVGAAANATQTGRIPTVSDSVLERRATLLQTSAPDTLADPRDVESALHRADATVPSPRRRRHRRAVAVLALATAGLLLVAGGWLTSGWISSQYYVGEQQGNVAIYNGVSQSLGPVSLSDLERATDLRVEDLPGFAQERVRNAIPAGSLEEAERIVGELRESVPEETPGPEPRPTGTVQRATASPTASPTPSPAASPGGDG; translated from the coding sequence ATGGCGATCGCCTTCCGCTACGCGGCGCGCTCCGACGTGGGCCGGGTCCGCTCGAAGAACGACGACTCCGCCTACGCGGGCCGTCACCTCGCCGTGGTCGCCGACGGCATGGGCGGGCACGTGGGCGGGGACGTCGCCTCGGCCTCCGCGGTCATGGACCTCACGAGCCTCGACCGCCCGGACCACCACGGCGACGGCGCCACCGTGCTCACGGACGAGATCCAGAACGCCAACCAGAACCTCGCCAAGCTGGTCCTGGGCAACGCCCGCCTGGGCGGCATGGGCACCACCGTCACGGCCCTGCTCGCGGACCAGGACGAGCTCGTCGTGGCCCACATCGGGGACTCCCGCGCGTACCGGCTGCGGGGCGACGAGTTCCGCCAGGTCACCAAGGACCACACCTTCGTCCAGCGGCTCATCGACGAGGGCCGGCTGCGCCCGGACGAGGCCGAGTCCCACCCGCACAAGAACGTCCTCATGCGCGTGCTCGGGGACGTCGACGCCTCCCCCGAGATCGACGTGGAGACCCTCCGCCCGGAGCGCGGCGAGCGCTGGCTGCTGTGCTCCGACGGGCTCAACGCCGTGGTCCGCCCGGAGACCATCCACTCGGTGCTGGGCTCCACCGACGACCTCAACCAGATCGTGGACACGCTCGTGGAGCTGACCCTGGACCGCGGGGCCCCCGACAACGTGACCGTGGTGGTCGTCCAGGTCTTCGAGACCGACGACACCGCCCCCGTGCCGCAGGCCGGCGAGGCCCGCGGCGCCGTCCCGGACCCGGAGTTCGCCCGCACCTCGGACGAGATCACCGGGGACGCCGGGACGCAGGGGACCGCCGAGGCCGAGTCCTCGGCGGCCGCGCTGCGCCGCGACCTCGCCGCGCGCCCCCACCTGTTGGTGGGCGCCGCCGCCAACGCCACCCAGACCGGGCGCATCCCCACCGTGAGCGACAGCGTCCTGGAGCGCCGCGCGACCCTCCTGCAGACCTCCGCCCCGGACACGCTGGCCGATCCGCGGGACGTCGAGTCGGCGCTGCACCGGGCCGACGCCACCGTCCCGTCCCCGCGCCGGCGCCGCCACCGGCGCGCCGTGGCCGTGCTCGCGCTGGCCACGGCAGGGCTGCTGCTCGTGGCCGGGGGCTGGCTGACGAGCGGCTGGATCAGCTCGCAGTACTACGTCGGCGAGCAGCAGGGCAACGTGGCGATCTACAACGGCGTCTCGCAGTCGCTGGGGCCCGTGAGCCTCAGCGACCTCGAGCGCGCCACGGACCTGCGGGTCGAGGACCTCCCGGGCTTCGCCCAGGAACGGGTCCGCAACGCCATCCCCGCCGGCAGCCTCGAGGAGGCGGAGCGGATCGTGGGCGAGCTGCGCGAGTCCGTGCCCGAGGAGACGCCCGGCCCGGAGCCGCGCCCGACGGGCACCGTCCAGCGGGCCACCGCCTCCCCCACCGCCTCGCCCACCCCCTCGCCCGCGGCCTCTCCCGGGGGTGACGGATGA
- a CDS encoding FHA domain-containing protein FhaB/FipA: protein MSELTVTLLRFGFLALLWIFIFSIVASQGRDLAVGGKLPAVLTRSRAERRGAAEDPVPPAAGPSTGQRSRPQTLVVLDGPLRGRSYPLGNAPVLLGRSPEATVPLGDDYASGRHARLFPQGSRWFLEDLGSTNGTFVGQQRLSRAVPLDPGTPFRVGKTVLELRS from the coding sequence ATGTCCGAACTCACCGTCACCCTGCTCCGCTTCGGCTTCCTGGCGCTGCTCTGGATCTTCATCTTCAGCATCGTCGCCAGCCAGGGGCGTGACCTGGCGGTCGGCGGGAAGCTCCCGGCGGTGCTCACGAGGTCCCGCGCCGAGCGCCGGGGCGCCGCGGAGGACCCGGTGCCGCCCGCCGCGGGCCCCAGCACCGGGCAGCGCTCCCGCCCTCAGACCCTGGTCGTCCTCGACGGCCCGCTCCGCGGCCGCAGCTACCCGCTGGGCAACGCCCCGGTGCTGCTGGGCCGCTCCCCCGAGGCCACCGTGCCCCTCGGCGACGACTACGCCTCGGGGCGCCACGCCCGGCTGTTCCCGCAGGGCTCCCGCTGGTTCCTCGAGGACCTCGGTTCCACCAACGGCACCTTCGTCGGCCAGCAGCGCCTCTCCCGGGCCGTGCCGCTCGACCCCGGGACCCCGTTCCGGGTGGGCAAGACCGTCCTGGAACTGAGGTCCTGA